GTGGCTGTAACACCATACTGGCAGTATCCGTCTAAATATTCCCCATCAGTAGAAAATGTTGGCATATCTTCTTTAGAGGCGGGACTCATCGCCGGAAATGGCATACCCCGATCCTGAGAAATTACTGCTGTAGTTGGATAGCTCGTTGTCATTGGCCTCTTTTCTTCCTTTGCGTTCTTTGCGGTTCGTTAAAAAAAACTGACTTTGACAAAGAGTTAAGCCTTAACTGACCCTTATTGCATAACACTTGTGGTAGACTGCGCGATCGCTACCCAGAACGAAGGTATCAACGCGGTTTGGAGCCGAAGCAACCGCAGCCGATGCAGCAATAGAGTAGCCACCCAGATTATTCCAACCGACCCAGTTTGAGCCATCCCAGTACTTCTGGTACACTGCACCATTACGAGCAATGATGTAAATATCTAGGCGATTTTTAGTTCCAGAAGCAGCCGCAACACCGTACTGAGAGTAACCGCCAAGTTTTTCCCAACCAACCCAGTTTGAACCATCCCAATATTTGTGATAGACAGCGCGATCGCTACCCAAAGCAAAAGTGTCAATCCGGTTTAATCCCCAAGAAACCGCAGCTGGTGTATAAATACAGTAACCCCCCAGCTTTTCCCAATCACCCCAGATTGAGCCATCCCAACACTTTTGGTATATAGCTCCATCCCAGTTGACAATAAACAGATCCAGGCGATTTTCTCCCCAAGAAGCAGCCGCGACACCATACTGAGAGTAACCGCCAAGATTTAGCCAATCACTCCAGGTTGAACCATCCCAGCCTTTATGATATACAGAGCGATCGCCCCCAATCGCAAAGATATCAATCCGGTTCTCTCCTCTGGCGATCGCAGCTGGTGCAGAAACACAGTAGCCCCCCAACCTTTCCCAATCACTCCAGAGTGAGCCATTCCACTTTTTGTGGTAAACAGCGCTATCTTTGCCAATGGTAAAGACATCCAGCCGATTTTCTGCCCCAGAAGTGGCAGCAATACCGTACTGAGAGTACCCCCCAAGATTTTCTCCATCCATAGCAAAGGAAGGCATCTCTTCTGTTGAAGCAGCACCCATCATCGGGTAAGGGGTTGGTGGAGGATAGGGCATACGTAGAGATGCATCCTGAATTTCCATTGCAAGCGGTGGCATCTCATTAGATATTTCCTCGGCGGTTGTTTGGCTCATTGTCATTTAATTACGAATTATTTAAAGTATTTAAAATTAACTTAGCAGCTAGTTGATGTCCCGCAGAATTCCAATGACCATCGATATCAAAGTAAAGCTTTTCTTGCTTACTGTTTTTCCTAAAATTATCAGTTAGATTGACACAAGTTACATCTTGTGATTTTGCTATATTACACAAACGCTGATACCCAATTTCTTCATTTTTGAGCAAAGCTACATTCTCAGGGAATAACTGGGTGTAATCTTTGATATAAGCTGATTCTTTTGAAGGTACAAGAAAAACAAACAGCTTAACTTGATTTTCTTTGGTTAAATGAATGATTCGTGATAATGCTGCTTCTACTTTTACAACACCATCAGATGTCAAATAATCGCTATCTACACCTACTCCTGACTCAGGTGCTGCCAGCGATAAATTAAATAGAGTTAAACCATTTTTTGCTTCTTTAGAGATAGGATTACCGTTTGAAGCTTGCAAGCTTTTTTTGTTATTTTTCAATACAAACTGATACAAAAATGTTTTTTCATACCAAGATGAGAAGCTTCTTTCTTTCAGCGTATCATATATTTTTTGACCTATATCCGATGAATAATTAGTCAAATCATTAGCAACTATAGATAAGATTACTTTATGAGGTTTGTATTGGGCGATCCATTCATTAAATAATGTTTCATATTGGGCAAAAGAATAACCTGGAACACCTAAATTAATTACTGGCTGCTGCAATTCGGATTCCACAAGTCTGGGAAATATTTTTTCCTCATTTACCCATTGACCCCATGTAAATGAATCTCCAATAAAATACAAGTTAGATTTTGTGTAATCTCTTCCTATATTGCGAAATCCATAACTATCTGTGTTAGCAACTTCTGCAACTTTTGCTTCTTGCCAAACAGTTTTAAAGTTTTTAAGGTTTGATTTTGGTTTGTAACCTAATTGAGCGTCAGGTTGAATAAACTGATAAAAAATTTGTGCCTTAGTCTTTTGTGGGGCAGCAACTCCGGTAGTAATGGCAAAAGTTTCAACGATTAACAGCCCAACTATAACTCCAGCCAACATGAGCAATAAATTTTGTAGCCAAGGCTTTATTTTTCGCATGAATTCTAACTCTTTACTGAAAACGGAAAAACGTAGACGTACTAGCGGCTTCCCGCAGGGTATAGCAAAGACGCAAAGAAATAAGAGTTTGAGAGAGTTTTTGCGTAAAGTCTTATTAATTACGTAGCTTGCTTCTCGCCTTTGGCGAGTATTACGAATTGTCGGCAGAGCGTTTTTGCAACAATTTTCCCTGCTAACTGATGTCCCAAAGTATTCCAATGTCCGTCGCAGCGAAAAGTATTATCAAACCCATGTAAGCAGACATTATTCTGCTTGGCATAAGCCTGAAAATATTCTCCTAGATTAATAGTAGTAAAACCTTCACGTTCTCCTAATGCTGCAATCCGCTTTTCTGGGTAAAACCAATCTGTAATCCCTGATATTTCCTGATGATCGCGCACGCCAGGATCAGGATTAACTTGAAGGGGAGTTGTTAGCGTCACCACAGCAAATTTCGCTTTTTTGGTAATTGTTTCATTATGCATTAAGCGAATTAGTCCTTCTGTTTGTTGCCATGCTTGTTGCCATTCAGAATCAGTTGCGGTGTTATATATCAGCCATTCTGTTTGCTTCAAGAAATTCTGCCATTCAGGGTCAGTGAACGGAGACAGTATTGCAGGCTTGGTTGCCAACTGGAGGTCTTGTTTTTTGTTATCTTGATGAGGAAGTGGTAAAGCGTATTTTGCTTGTTTGAGAAGCTGCAAAATCCGTAAACGGTCTTGAACTTGGAGATAAGCCTGATGCCACCATGACTTTTGTGAGCGATAAATATCCATATTCACAAATGAGTCATCAACTACCCAATCACCATCTCGATCAACAAAATAGGGTTTCATGAGGGCGCTATTATCCATAGCACTCTGACTCACCATTTTTTCGGTGAGAGTGCGGGAGTTGTTGATCAAATCATTGCCAGGATAAAAATTCAGGAGTAGGAGATCCGGTGAATAGTTCCAGACCTTTTCCTGTAAAGTGATTAGTTCTTGATCAGTTCCATAACCATTGACTCCGAAGTTCATCACTTCTACGTCACGACCTGCTAGGGTTGGACAATTTTTCAGTTCACGTTCGATGACTGCTGCGATTCCTTGTGCTTGTGGCACTTGTCGCGCTTCTATGAAAGAATCTCCTAGCAAGGCAATACGGATAGTATTCTGTGGTTTAACTTGGGAATGTTCTCGGTCATGAAAGCCCAGACTGTTGTATTGGATATAGGCTTCCCCTTCGTCATGCACCCACCCAGCCGTATATGGTCGTCCTGCCCAACCTCTATGTTCATCAAAGGTATAAAATGTCTTGTATTCAATGCCAGCAATGCGTAAGCCAATTTCCACGACAGCCAGCCCTAACACAAGTCCGCCTAGCAATAAAGCTAGGGTCAGCGTCACCGCTACCCATCGCTTTAATGGTAATGACGATGTTGCCACCTCTTTTTCCTCAAAATAGTGTGTAAATAAAGGGTGCAAGCACGGATGACTGTGCAAACACAATCAAGATACCTAAGAGCAATAGTGTGACGATAAGTGGTAGCAGGAAGAATTTGCGGCGTTCCTTCAGTAATCCCCACAAATCTTTCAGCAAGTCTTGTGTTGTTTCAAGCATTAGAAGGGTTTCTCCATTTTGTTTATAGGTTTTACTTGATTGATAATGCGATAAGTTTTTACGTCAGTATCTAGCTTTCTGGCCATCGCATCATGATGAAACACGCCTCGCATCACTAGACCGATTGGTGTGATTAAGGTATAGAAAATAATACTGAGAATTATGCGCGTATTAATCCAACCTAAAACCAGTCCAATTCTCATCCAAATTTGGTAAACACCATTGAGTGTGGTGGGGGCGATCAGCGCCCAAACCCAAAGGATGCTAGCAATTATCCAAGGTAAAATCGATAAGGGTTCGTGATGGAGCAAGGGCAGTAGACTACCGAATAAGCCAGCTGCGATCGCACCGCTAAGCAGTCCAAAATCCCGTAGTCCTTTGCGATCAAGTTGTTGTATTTCGTTCATCGGCGTTAATCTAATTCAAATTCTGTTTTCCAAGACTCATCTTTCTCTACCTGGGGTTGGTTCGATTTGGCAAGGAGAAAATTCTCCAATACCAAGTAATCCATCTCCGTTCTCATAAAACAGCGATAGGCATCTTCTGGGGTACACACAATTGGTTCACCTCGGACATTAAATGATGTGTTTACCAAAACTGCACAGCCCGTTTTTGCTTGAAAATGTCGCAGCAGTTCGTAGTACCGAGGATTGGTGTGTTGATGAACGGTTTGAATCCGAGCCGAGTAATCTACATGAGTGATGGCGGGAATTTGCGATCGCTTGATGTTTAACTTCTCAATGCCAAATAACTCCTCTTGCTCTGGTGTCATGGAAATCTGTAGTTCGGCGTTGATTGGTGCAACCAAAAGCATATAAGGGCTGGGTCGGTCAAGCTCAAAGTAGTTAGAAACCTGTTCTGCTAAAACAGAAGGGGCAAAGGGACGGAAGGATTCGCGGTATTTAATTTTCAGGTTCATCACCGATTGCATTTTGGGATTACGAGGATCACCGATGATCGAACGACCTCCCAAAGCTCGCGGGCCAAACTCCATCCTGCCAGAGAACCAACCGACAACGTTCCCTTGCTCTAGAATTTCAGCAAGTTCAGGCATGAGTTTGTCATCTTCTAGGTATTGGTAAGGCGCATTCACAGACTGGAGATAGTCTCGAATCTCTGTTTTGCCATAGCAAGGGCCTAGATAGCCTCCCCGCATAGCATCCCCATCCTGCGGAATGCGCGGCTTTTCATGATATTGATGCCAAATAGCTAATGCTGCTCCAACTGCTCCCCCTGCGTCTCCAGCGGCGGGTTGAATCCAAATATCCCGAAAATCTGTTTCTCGCAAAATGCGTCCATTGGCGACGCAATTTAGGGCGACTCCACCAGCTAAACAGAGATAGTCTGTGTTCAGTTCCTTCTTAACCGTTCTTACCAAACGCAAAACGACTTCCTCAGTAACGTATTGGATAGAACGAGCTAAATCCATCTCTCGCTGGGTGAGTTTCCCCTCGCTTTGGCGTGGTTCACCACCAAACAATTGATGAAATTTCGGGGTAGTCATAGTCAGCCCCGTGGTGTAGTTGAAGTAGTCCATATTCAACCGAAATGTGCCATCTTCTTTGAGATCCAAAAGATGGTTAAGGATATGGTCTACATATTTGGGTTCACCGTAGGGCGCTAAACCCATGAGTTTGTATTCCCCAGAGTTGACCTTGAAACCCGTGTAGTAGGTGAAGGCAGAATAAAGCAGCCCTAAAGAGTGGGGAAAATCAATTTCCCATTGGGGAGTCAGTTGATGGTCTTCTCCCAACCAAACCGAGGTGGTTGCCCATTCCCCGACTCCATCAAGGCACAGCACCGCCGCCTTATCGAAAGGGCTGGGGAAAAAGGCAGAAGCGGCGTGCGCTTGGTGATGTTCAGTAAATAAAAGTTGTGGTAATTGAGTTTTTTTACAATCTCCGAGGGTCGCCAATTCTTTTTTTAACAGCGTTTTCAGGTAAAGTTTTTCTTTTAACCAAACTGGCATCGCGGCAATAAAGGAAGCTAATCCTTTGGGTGCGTAGGCGAGATAAGTTTCTAGGAGTCGCTCAAATTTGACCAATGGCTTATCGTAAAAAACGATTTGGTCTACTTCTGATAATCCAATACCTGCGTGTTTGAGACAATAGGCGATCGCACCTTTAGGAAATCTCGCATCATGTTTTTTGCGGGAAAAACGCTCTTCTTGAGCTGCGGCAACAATATCACCATCCACAACTAAGGCGGCGGCACTATCGTGATAATAAGCTGAAATTCCCAGAATACGCATTTTTTATATAAAACTCCTATTTTTATTTATTCCCTATTCCCTAACTCTATATCGCTCAATTTCCACAGACCCAAACTTTTCTGTGGGTAGTCTTTTCTTTCAGTCGTTTTTTCATCAATGATTTCGAGCATATCGGGAAAGCTGTAAGGAGGTAATTGTAAATCGATTGCTCGCCAATCACCCGTAACAATATTTTTGTTTTCAAGTATTCCCGGATAAGTTGTAGTTAAAAGGTATTTAGAATTACTTTTTTTAAAGTTTTTAATTACAGCAAGAGCATCTTTAAATGAAAGATGTACTAGACAATCTCTACAGAAAATCAAATCGGCTTGAGGAATTTCATCTGTTGCTAAATCGAGATTGATAAATTCTCTAAATTCGTTACCATAACTACGTTGATTTGCAGTAATTAAGTCGGCAACAATATCACATCCAATGTATTTTTCTATATTCAGTTGTGCTTCTTTTAACCAATAAAAATCACCACAAGGAGCATCGAGCATTGTTTTGACATTAAGTTTTTCCAGCAATACTGGTATTTTTTTTATGATGACCGATGTTTGCTGAAGATTAGATCCTCTGCCAGAAATAGATTCGCGATCGCCCCACCTATTACGATAATATATATCATTAAAAACTTCTTTTCTGTTTTTACCTCGAAACGATAAAAGCATTAATTCATATTGCAAATTAAATGACAGATAATCAAAGAAAGATTTGATAGGATGTAAAATAGTATTTTTGCTCATAGTTTTTAATGGGAAAAATTTTAAAGAGAATCAAAACTGAAAGTAGACAAAGGGTTGAGGATTGATTGCTGCAAACCGAAGTATGGTTGAAACTAAAACACCATAGAAAACGGCAAAGCTCCATTTAGGAATTTTCTGCCACCAATCAGCGAACCAACCTTTATAGGCTGCCCAGTGCATAATAATTAAAGGTACAAAAATCCATCCAGTTTGAATATTTATGTTTTGAGAGCCAGGAGAATCCAGGAATAAAAAGGATTTCTCCACTCGTATAATACTGCTGATATCATTATCCCGAAAGAAGATTGCAGACGCACAAAACCAATAAAACGTGAGGGGGATACCTACGATATTTCTAAGGGTCTGGAATTGCTTATAGGGAGCAATCCAAGATGACCATTTTTTATGGACAATTAAAGCAATTCCATGCAATCCTCCCCAAGCGACAAAATGCCAAGCAGCACCATGCCAGAATCCAGAGGTAAGCATCAAAATGAGAAGATTTCTGTACCCAAAAAGTTCTGTGCGTTCAGCTTTTGGTCGCCTTCTCATTAAAGGGATGTAAATATAGTCTCGCAGCCAGGTGAAGAGGGTAATGTGCCAACGTTGCCACAACTGAGTGATATTGCTGGAAAAGTAGGGAAAATTAAAGTTGAGAGGTAGCTTGTATCCAAGTAAACCTGCACAGGCGATCGCCATATCTGAATAGCCAGAAAAGTCGCAGTATACTTGTATAACGAAAGCAATCACAGCAATCCAACAACTTAAGGCGGTATAAATCTCTGGATTCGTGAAATACTGGTCTACTAAAGGAGAAAGATTATCTGAAATACAAGCTTTCTTAAAATATCCCACCAAGAAAAGCGTTAAACATCCCCGAAAATCAACATCATTTAAATTTTTCGGGGTTAGTAGTTGAGGCAGAAAAGTAGATGCGCGGACAATAGGCCCTGCAACCAATTGAGGGAAAAAAGATACAAATAGAGAAAAATCCCAAA
This region of Nostoc sp. UHCC 0302 genomic DNA includes:
- a CDS encoding SGNH/GDSL hydrolase family protein, with translation MRKIKPWLQNLLLMLAGVIVGLLIVETFAITTGVAAPQKTKAQIFYQFIQPDAQLGYKPKSNLKNFKTVWQEAKVAEVANTDSYGFRNIGRDYTKSNLYFIGDSFTWGQWVNEEKIFPRLVESELQQPVINLGVPGYSFAQYETLFNEWIAQYKPHKVILSIVANDLTNYSSDIGQKIYDTLKERSFSSWYEKTFLYQFVLKNNKKSLQASNGNPISKEAKNGLTLFNLSLAAPESGVGVDSDYLTSDGVVKVEAALSRIIHLTKENQVKLFVFLVPSKESAYIKDYTQLFPENVALLKNEEIGYQRLCNIAKSQDVTCVNLTDNFRKNSKQEKLYFDIDGHWNSAGHQLAAKLILNTLNNS
- a CDS encoding SGNH/GDSL hydrolase family protein, encoding MATSSLPLKRWVAVTLTLALLLGGLVLGLAVVEIGLRIAGIEYKTFYTFDEHRGWAGRPYTAGWVHDEGEAYIQYNSLGFHDREHSQVKPQNTIRIALLGDSFIEARQVPQAQGIAAVIERELKNCPTLAGRDVEVMNFGVNGYGTDQELITLQEKVWNYSPDLLLLNFYPGNDLINNSRTLTEKMVSQSAMDNSALMKPYFVDRDGDWVVDDSFVNMDIYRSQKSWWHQAYLQVQDRLRILQLLKQAKYALPLPHQDNKKQDLQLATKPAILSPFTDPEWQNFLKQTEWLIYNTATDSEWQQAWQQTEGLIRLMHNETITKKAKFAVVTLTTPLQVNPDPGVRDHQEISGITDWFYPEKRIAALGEREGFTTINLGEYFQAYAKQNNVCLHGFDNTFRCDGHWNTLGHQLAGKIVAKTLCRQFVILAKGEKQAT
- a CDS encoding DUF5989 family protein, giving the protein MLETTQDLLKDLWGLLKERRKFFLLPLIVTLLLLGILIVFAQSSVLAPFIYTLF
- a CDS encoding SxtJ family membrane protein; the encoded protein is MNEIQQLDRKGLRDFGLLSGAIAAGLFGSLLPLLHHEPLSILPWIIASILWVWALIAPTTLNGVYQIWMRIGLVLGWINTRIILSIIFYTLITPIGLVMRGVFHHDAMARKLDTDVKTYRIINQVKPINKMEKPF
- a CDS encoding carbamoyltransferase produces the protein MRILGISAYYHDSAAALVVDGDIVAAAQEERFSRKKHDARFPKGAIAYCLKHAGIGLSEVDQIVFYDKPLVKFERLLETYLAYAPKGLASFIAAMPVWLKEKLYLKTLLKKELATLGDCKKTQLPQLLFTEHHQAHAASAFFPSPFDKAAVLCLDGVGEWATTSVWLGEDHQLTPQWEIDFPHSLGLLYSAFTYYTGFKVNSGEYKLMGLAPYGEPKYVDHILNHLLDLKEDGTFRLNMDYFNYTTGLTMTTPKFHQLFGGEPRQSEGKLTQREMDLARSIQYVTEEVVLRLVRTVKKELNTDYLCLAGGVALNCVANGRILRETDFRDIWIQPAAGDAGGAVGAALAIWHQYHEKPRIPQDGDAMRGGYLGPCYGKTEIRDYLQSVNAPYQYLEDDKLMPELAEILEQGNVVGWFSGRMEFGPRALGGRSIIGDPRNPKMQSVMNLKIKYRESFRPFAPSVLAEQVSNYFELDRPSPYMLLVAPINAELQISMTPEQEELFGIEKLNIKRSQIPAITHVDYSARIQTVHQHTNPRYYELLRHFQAKTGCAVLVNTSFNVRGEPIVCTPEDAYRCFMRTEMDYLVLENFLLAKSNQPQVEKDESWKTEFELD
- a CDS encoding class I SAM-dependent methyltransferase: MSKNTILHPIKSFFDYLSFNLQYELMLLSFRGKNRKEVFNDIYYRNRWGDRESISGRGSNLQQTSVIIKKIPVLLEKLNVKTMLDAPCGDFYWLKEAQLNIEKYIGCDIVADLITANQRSYGNEFREFINLDLATDEIPQADLIFCRDCLVHLSFKDALAVIKNFKKSNSKYLLTTTYPGILENKNIVTGDWRAIDLQLPPYSFPDMLEIIDEKTTERKDYPQKSLGLWKLSDIELGNRE
- a CDS encoding MBOAT family O-acyltransferase, whose product is MVFTEFRFIFFFIIIFCVYWTLQKHNHRKAWLLICSYIFYGAWDWRFLSLLLLSTVIDYFVGLMLSRPQVDGSTVEQEIKTSEVVNNGETKNRWINIFSWDVLLSKPLNQQQRKAWLVLSLVVNLGLLGFFKYYNFFVDSASNLLSFLGLTISVQTLEIILPAGISFYTFQTLSYSIDAYLGKVKPVRSFWDFSLFVSFFPQLVAGPIVRASTFLPQLLTPKNLNDVDFRGCLTLFLVGYFKKACISDNLSPLVDQYFTNPEIYTALSCWIAVIAFVIQVYCDFSGYSDMAIACAGLLGYKLPLNFNFPYFSSNITQLWQRWHITLFTWLRDYIYIPLMRRRPKAERTELFGYRNLLILMLTSGFWHGAAWHFVAWGGLHGIALIVHKKWSSWIAPYKQFQTLRNIVGIPLTFYWFCASAIFFRDNDISSIIRVEKSFLFLDSPGSQNINIQTGWIFVPLIIMHWAAYKGWFADWWQKIPKWSFAVFYGVLVSTILRFAAINPQPFVYFQF